The following proteins are encoded in a genomic region of Pangasianodon hypophthalmus isolate fPanHyp1 chromosome 26, fPanHyp1.pri, whole genome shotgun sequence:
- the si:dkeyp-75b4.10 gene encoding ladderlectin has product MKILIVFVLLMLAFSGYEAKSVVGRKCPEGWTGFGRKCYKYITEAKPWAEAEKYCQIFGGNLASVHSNQTHFILKGMGKISNSYKRTWIGAQDATQESVWLWSDGSVFDFSLWHSGEPNNSGGVERCVEMNYDGEVLWNDARCDTNLYFVCQKSANIPNIC; this is encoded by the exons ATGAAGATTTTAATTGTCTTTGTCCTTCTTATGCTGGCTTTCAGTGGATATGAAGCAAAAT ctgtaGTTGGAAGAAAATGCCCCGAGGGTTGGACAGGATTTGGGAGAAAGTGCTATAAATACATAACTGAAGCAAAACCATGGGCTGAAGCTGAG AAATATTGTCAGATCTTTGGAGGAAACCTTGCGTCTGTGCACAGTaatcaaacacattttattcttAAGGGAATGGGAAAAATCTCTAACAGCTACAAACGCACCTGGATCGGAGCTCAGGATGCAACTCAG GAATCTGTTTGGCTGTGGAGCGACGGCTCAGTGTTTGATTTCAGCTTGTGGCATTCCGGTGAGCCGAATAATTCAGGAGGAGTTGAACGCTGCGTGGAAATGAACTACGACG GTGAAGTCCTGTGGAACGACGCCAGGTGTGACACCAACCTTTACTTTGTGTGTCAAAAATCTGCAAACATCCCAAACATCTGTTAG